TCCGCAAACTGGTCGGCGCGCTGGCCGCGGCGGGATATGATCAGGTCGGCTGGCTTCGTCTGTCGTCGGACGAGTCGGAAGCGATCGTCGTCAAGGTGGTGGTGCCTGGCCTGGGAGATCTCTGGCGCGAACGCCGGGACGCCGCGACATGCATGTCATAGCCTTTGCCGGGCCGAGCCGGCCGGCCGTTCTCGATCCCGCGATCGATTGGCGACCGCCGGCCGCCGCCGGGGACCTGATGTGCCTGATCGAGGAGCGTCCGGATCGCGTCGTGCTGATCGACGGATATTTCGATGTCCGCCCGGCGCCCTGGCACAAGGAAATCCTGCTGCTCATCGAGCAGGGGATCACGGTGATCGGTGCCGCCAGCATGGGGGCGCTGCGCGCCGCCGAACTGGCGCCTTATGGAATGATCGGCATCGGCGCGATCTTCTCGGCCTATCGGCGGGGACGGCTCGTCGCGGATGACGAGGTGGCGGTGCTGCACGCGCCGGATGCGCTGGGATGGCGGCCGCTGACCGAACCGCTCGTCAACGTGCGCGCGAACATCCTGAGAGCGGTCCATGCGCATGTCGTGGCGCCGGCCTCCGCCAGGATCATCCTCGAAATCGCGACGGACCTGAACTTCCGCGATCGCGAATGGCGGCTTATTCTCGATCGGGCGAGGGCGCGTCTCGGGGCGGACCCGATCGATCTGCTGGCGCGCTGGCTGGCGAACCACCGGATCGACTGGAAGGCGCGCGATGCCGCCCGCGCGATCCGGTTCGCGCGCCACGGCCGGCCGGCCGATGCCGAGCCCGTGCACACGCCGCGCACCTGTTTCCTGCGAAACCTCGGCGATCATAAGCAGATCCGATTGCCGGAGATGCGCCCGCCCGTCGCGGCCGGCTGGGCACGCTCCGATGAAGCGGATGGCCATCGGATCGGCATGCACCCGCTCACGGCCTGACCGGCTGACCAAGGCCTTGCGCGTTGTGCAAGGTTCCCGCAGCGCCGATAGCGCATCGCATCCGGCGCCCGATTGTGCTTCCATATTCGGATTGATCGCCAGGGGAGGTGCGAGAGCGTGGGATCGTGCCGTATTGTAGCGTGTCGGCCGACAGGGTCGCATGGGAGCGAAGATGCGCGTTTTGTTGGTTGAGGATGATCGCGAGTTGGCGGCTCATGTCAGGGCGCGGCTGGAGAAGCAGGACCATGTCGTCGTCGTCGCGGAAGACGGGGCGGACGGGTCCTCGCGGGCGATCGACGGCGATTTCGATGTGGTGATCCTCGATCGCATGCTGCCCCGGATGGACGGCATCAGCGCGCTCAAGGCGATGCGCGCCGGCGGCGTGCTGGCACCCGTGCTGATGCTGACGGCGCGCGGATCGATCGAGGATCGGGTCGAAGGGCTGGATGCGGGCGCGGACGATTATCTGATCAAGCCGTTCGCCTTGGCGGAACTGGCGGCGCGCGTCTCGGCGCTGGGCCGGCGGTCGCGTGCGCCCGATCATGACGGCATCGTCGCGATCGGCAGTATCCGGCTGGACCGCGTCGACCGGTCCGTGACGCGCGCGGGCAAGGCCATTCCGCTCCACCCGCGCGAATTCCAGCTGCTGGACATGCTGATGCGCCACGGTGGCCG
This DNA window, taken from Sphingomonas sp. AP4-R1, encodes the following:
- a CDS encoding TfuA-like protein codes for the protein MHVIAFAGPSRPAVLDPAIDWRPPAAAGDLMCLIEERPDRVVLIDGYFDVRPAPWHKEILLLIEQGITVIGAASMGALRAAELAPYGMIGIGAIFSAYRRGRLVADDEVAVLHAPDALGWRPLTEPLVNVRANILRAVHAHVVAPASARIILEIATDLNFRDREWRLILDRARARLGADPIDLLARWLANHRIDWKARDAARAIRFARHGRPADAEPVHTPRTCFLRNLGDHKQIRLPEMRPPVAAGWARSDEADGHRIGMHPLTA
- a CDS encoding response regulator transcription factor, encoding MRVLLVEDDRELAAHVRARLEKQDHVVVVAEDGADGSSRAIDGDFDVVILDRMLPRMDGISALKAMRAGGVLAPVLMLTARGSIEDRVEGLDAGADDYLIKPFALAELAARVSALGRRSRAPDHDGIVAIGSIRLDRVDRSVTRAGKAIPLHPREFQLLDMLMRHGGRVVTRAMLLKAIWRFDFDPETKIVESHMSRLRAKLDGGFATGAIETIRGEGYRVRGDA